A genomic stretch from Mycobacterium cookii includes:
- a CDS encoding DUF721 family protein has protein sequence MDLVRRVLEEARGAARTQGKDVGRGRRLPPARRVAGAGSRRRWSGPGPDSRDPQPLGGAARELAKKQGWTPRVAEGAVFGRWPTVVGANIAEHATPTALRDGVLSVSAESTAWATQLRMIQAQVLAKIAAEVGDGVVTSLKITGPVAPSWRKGRLHIAGRGPRDTYG, from the coding sequence ATGGATCTGGTTCGGCGCGTTCTGGAGGAAGCCCGCGGCGCCGCGCGCACGCAAGGCAAAGACGTCGGGCGCGGCCGCCGGCTGCCGCCCGCCCGCCGGGTCGCCGGCGCGGGCTCCCGGCGGCGCTGGTCTGGCCCCGGCCCGGATTCGCGTGATCCGCAGCCGCTGGGTGGTGCCGCCCGCGAATTGGCGAAGAAACAAGGGTGGACCCCCCGCGTCGCCGAGGGTGCAGTGTTCGGCCGATGGCCGACGGTGGTCGGTGCCAACATCGCCGAGCACGCAACCCCGACCGCGCTGCGGGACGGGGTGCTGAGCGTATCGGCGGAATCGACGGCCTGGGCCACCCAGCTGCGGATGATCCAGGCGCAGGTGTTGGCGAAAATCGCGGCCGAGGTCGGCGACGGAGTGGTGACAAGTCTGAAGATCACCGGTCCGGTCGCTCCGTCGTGGCGCAAAGGCCGCTTGCACATCGCCGGACGAGGGCCGCGCGACACGTACGGATGA
- the dnaN gene encoding DNA polymerase III subunit beta produces MDVATTTVGLTDLKFRLVRDDFAEAVAWVARTLPARPTVPVLAGVLLTGSDDGLTISGFDYEVSAEVRLAAEIASPGTALVSGRLLSDITRALPNKPVDVHVEGTRVSIACGNAKFSLPTMAVEDYPTLPTLPDETGALSSEVFSEAIGQVAVAAGRDDTLPMLTGIRVEISGESVVLAATDRFRLAVRELTWSAAAPDVEAAVLVPAKTLSEAAKSGTDGAEVHLSLGAGPAVGKDGLLGISGNGKRSTTRLLDAEFPKFRQLLPTEHTAVATIGVAELTEAIKRVALVADRGAQVRMEFSGDVLRLSAGADDVGRAEEEVPVEFAGEPLTIAFNPTYLTDGLGSLHSGRVSFGFTTPSRPAVLRPATDDDAQASGSGPFPAAETDYVYLLMPVRLPG; encoded by the coding sequence TTCGCTTGGTGCGGGACGACTTCGCCGAGGCGGTGGCGTGGGTGGCGCGAACGCTGCCGGCCAGGCCCACGGTGCCGGTACTGGCCGGCGTGCTGCTGACCGGCTCAGATGACGGCCTGACGATCTCCGGTTTCGACTACGAAGTCTCCGCCGAAGTTCGGTTGGCAGCCGAAATCGCCTCTCCTGGAACCGCTTTGGTGTCAGGGCGGTTGTTGTCTGACATCACCCGGGCGTTGCCGAACAAGCCCGTCGACGTGCACGTCGAAGGGACCAGGGTGTCGATTGCGTGCGGAAACGCGAAGTTCTCGTTGCCGACGATGGCCGTCGAGGATTACCCGACGCTGCCGACGCTGCCCGACGAGACGGGCGCCTTGTCCTCGGAGGTGTTCTCCGAAGCGATCGGCCAGGTCGCCGTCGCCGCCGGCCGCGACGACACGCTGCCGATGCTGACCGGGATTCGAGTCGAAATATCCGGTGAATCGGTCGTTTTGGCTGCCACCGACCGGTTCCGGTTGGCGGTTCGCGAGCTGACCTGGTCGGCGGCCGCACCCGATGTCGAGGCCGCCGTGCTGGTGCCGGCCAAGACCCTGTCCGAGGCGGCCAAGAGCGGGACCGACGGCGCCGAAGTCCACCTGTCGCTGGGAGCCGGGCCCGCCGTGGGCAAGGACGGACTGCTCGGAATCAGTGGCAATGGCAAGCGCAGCACAACCCGGTTGCTGGACGCGGAGTTCCCCAAGTTCCGCCAACTGCTGCCCACCGAGCACACGGCGGTGGCCACCATCGGGGTGGCCGAGCTGACCGAGGCGATCAAGCGCGTGGCGCTGGTGGCCGACCGCGGCGCTCAGGTCCGGATGGAATTCTCCGGCGACGTGCTGCGGCTGTCGGCCGGCGCCGACGACGTGGGTCGGGCCGAAGAGGAAGTCCCGGTGGAATTCGCCGGCGAGCCCCTCACGATCGCGTTCAACCCGACGTATCTCACCGACGGGTTGGGCTCGTTGCACTCTGGCCGGGTGTCGTTCGGGTTCACCACGCCCAGCCGTCCGGCGGTGTTGCGGCCGGCCACCGATGACGACGCGCAGGCCAGTGGTAGCGGACCGTTCCCGGCGGCGGAGACGGATTACGTGTATCTGCTGATGCCGGTTCGTCTGCCCGGTTAG
- the recF gene encoding DNA replication/repair protein RecF (All proteins in this family for which functions are known are DNA-binding proteins that assist the filamentation of RecA onto DNA for the initiation of recombination or recombinational repair.) → MYVRHLGLQDFRSWANVELELTPGRTVFIGSNGFGKTNLVEALWYSSTLGSHRVATDAPLIRVGAQRAVVSTIVVNEGRECAVDLEIAAGRANKARLNRSPVRSPREVLGVLRAVLFAPEDLALVRGDPSDRRRYLDDLAAVRRPRVAGIRADYDKVLRQRAALLKSASGARFRGDRGALETLDVWDGHLATHGAELMAARMNLVNELAPELQKSYQVLAPASRPASIGYHAGIDIESEHPEVEVLREALLAKMAARRDAELERGVCLVGPHRDDLELRLGEQPAKAFASHGESWSMALALRLASYELLRADGSDPVLILDDVFAELDTARREALAAAAASAEQVLVTAAVLDDIPRDWDATLVRITLNDDDSGPTSAVQS, encoded by the coding sequence GTGTACGTCCGCCACCTGGGCTTACAGGATTTCCGCTCGTGGGCGAACGTCGAACTCGAGTTGACGCCCGGGCGAACGGTGTTTATCGGGTCAAACGGCTTCGGTAAAACGAATCTTGTTGAGGCGCTGTGGTATTCGTCGACGTTGGGGTCGCACCGGGTCGCCACGGACGCCCCGCTGATCCGAGTGGGCGCGCAGCGCGCGGTGGTCTCGACCATCGTCGTCAACGAGGGCCGGGAATGCGCGGTCGATTTGGAGATCGCGGCAGGCCGGGCCAATAAGGCGCGGCTGAACCGCTCCCCGGTCCGCAGCCCCCGCGAGGTGCTCGGGGTGCTGCGGGCGGTGCTGTTCGCCCCCGAGGACTTGGCACTGGTCCGGGGAGACCCCTCGGATCGCCGGCGGTATCTCGACGACCTGGCTGCGGTTCGCCGCCCGCGGGTCGCCGGCATCCGGGCGGACTACGACAAAGTTCTGCGCCAGCGCGCGGCCTTGCTGAAATCCGCTTCAGGAGCGCGTTTTCGGGGAGACCGTGGCGCGCTGGAGACCCTCGATGTGTGGGACGGGCACCTGGCCACACATGGAGCCGAGTTGATGGCCGCACGGATGAACCTGGTCAACGAGCTGGCCCCGGAACTGCAGAAGAGTTACCAAGTGTTGGCGCCGGCGTCGCGGCCGGCGTCGATCGGTTACCACGCCGGCATCGACATCGAATCCGAGCACCCGGAGGTGGAGGTGCTCCGGGAAGCGCTGCTGGCGAAGATGGCCGCGCGACGCGACGCCGAACTCGAGCGCGGCGTGTGTCTCGTCGGTCCCCACCGCGACGACCTGGAACTGCGGCTCGGCGAGCAACCCGCGAAAGCCTTTGCGAGCCATGGCGAATCGTGGTCGATGGCACTCGCCTTGCGGCTGGCGTCGTACGAATTGTTGCGAGCCGACGGCAGCGATCCGGTGCTCATACTCGACGACGTGTTCGCCGAACTCGACACCGCGCGGCGAGAGGCGCTGGCCGCGGCCGCTGCATCGGCAGAACAGGTCTTGGTGACCGCCGCCGTTCTCGACGACATCCCGCGTGACTGGGATGCCACACTTGTGCGTATCACCCTGAACGACGACGACAGCGGACCGACATCGGCGGTGCAATCGTGA
- the gyrB gene encoding DNA topoisomerase (ATP-hydrolyzing) subunit B: protein MAAQKKNPKEYGADSITILEGLEAVRKRPGMYIGSTGERGLHHLIWEVVDNAVDEAMAGYANTVDVKILENGGVQVTDNGRGIPVAMHATGVPTVDVVMTQLHAGGKFGGDDGAYAVSGGLHGVGVSVVNALSTRLEVEISRDGSEWYQTYDRSVPGTLKQGDKTKKTGTTVRFWADPGIFETTNYDFETVARRLQEMAFLNKGLTINLSDERVTKDEVVDEVVSDTAEAPKSAEEKAAESVAPHKVKHRTFHYPGGLVDFVKHINRTKNPIHSSIVDFSGKGPGHEVEIAMQWNGGYSESVHTFANTINTHEGGTHEEGFRAALTTVVNKYAKDKKLLKDKDPNLTGDDIREGLAAVISVKVSEPQFEGQTKTKLGNTEVKSFVQKICNEQLSHWFESNPADAKTVLNKAVSSAQARIAARKARELVRRKSATDIGGLPGKLADCRSTDPRKSELYVVEGDSAGGSAKSGRDSMFQAILPLRGKIINVEKARIDRVLKNTEVQAIITALGTGIHDEFDLAKLRYHKIVLMADADVDGQHISTLLLTLLFRFMRPLIENGHVFLAQPPLYKLKWQRSEPEFAYSDRERDGLLEAGRAAGRKINAEDGIQRYKGLGEMDAKELWETTMDPSVRVLRQITLDDAAAADELFSILMGEDVEARRSFITRNAKDVRFLDV, encoded by the coding sequence GTGGCTGCCCAGAAGAAAAATCCGAAAGAGTACGGCGCCGATTCCATCACCATCCTGGAGGGGCTGGAAGCGGTCCGTAAACGCCCGGGTATGTACATCGGCTCCACCGGCGAACGCGGATTGCACCACCTGATCTGGGAGGTGGTCGACAACGCGGTGGACGAAGCCATGGCCGGCTACGCCAACACCGTCGACGTGAAGATCCTGGAGAACGGCGGCGTCCAGGTCACCGACAACGGCCGCGGCATCCCGGTGGCCATGCACGCCACCGGCGTCCCCACCGTCGACGTCGTGATGACCCAGCTGCATGCCGGCGGAAAGTTCGGCGGCGACGACGGCGCTTACGCGGTGTCGGGCGGTCTGCACGGTGTGGGTGTCTCGGTGGTCAACGCGTTGTCCACCCGGCTCGAAGTGGAGATCTCCCGCGACGGATCTGAGTGGTACCAGACCTATGACCGGTCGGTACCGGGCACGCTGAAGCAAGGCGACAAGACCAAGAAGACCGGCACAACGGTCCGCTTCTGGGCGGACCCGGGCATTTTCGAAACCACGAACTACGACTTCGAGACCGTGGCCCGCCGGCTGCAGGAGATGGCATTCCTCAACAAGGGGCTGACCATCAACCTCAGCGACGAACGGGTGACCAAGGACGAGGTCGTCGACGAGGTCGTCAGCGACACCGCCGAAGCGCCGAAATCCGCGGAGGAAAAAGCCGCCGAATCCGTTGCGCCACACAAGGTCAAGCACCGCACCTTCCATTACCCCGGCGGCCTGGTCGATTTCGTCAAGCACATCAACCGGACCAAGAACCCGATCCACTCCAGCATCGTCGACTTCTCCGGGAAAGGTCCCGGCCACGAAGTCGAGATCGCCATGCAGTGGAACGGCGGCTACTCGGAGTCGGTGCATACCTTTGCCAACACCATCAACACCCACGAGGGCGGCACCCACGAAGAGGGTTTCCGTGCGGCGCTGACGACGGTGGTGAACAAGTACGCCAAAGACAAGAAGCTGCTGAAGGACAAAGACCCCAACCTGACCGGTGACGACATCCGCGAGGGGCTGGCCGCGGTCATCTCGGTGAAGGTGAGCGAGCCGCAGTTCGAAGGTCAGACCAAGACGAAACTGGGCAACACCGAGGTCAAGTCGTTCGTGCAGAAGATCTGCAACGAGCAGTTGTCGCACTGGTTCGAGTCCAACCCCGCCGATGCCAAGACGGTGCTGAACAAGGCGGTGTCGTCCGCACAGGCTCGCATCGCTGCCCGCAAAGCCCGAGAGTTGGTGCGACGCAAGAGCGCAACGGACATCGGTGGGCTCCCGGGCAAGCTCGCGGATTGCCGCTCCACCGACCCGCGTAAGTCGGAACTGTATGTGGTGGAGGGTGATTCGGCCGGTGGCTCGGCAAAGAGTGGCCGCGACTCGATGTTCCAGGCGATCCTGCCGTTGCGCGGCAAGATCATCAACGTCGAGAAGGCCCGCATCGACCGCGTCTTGAAGAACACCGAAGTCCAGGCGATCATCACCGCCCTGGGCACCGGGATCCACGACGAGTTCGACCTTGCGAAGCTGCGCTATCACAAAATCGTCCTGATGGCCGACGCCGACGTGGACGGCCAGCACATCTCGACACTCTTGCTGACCCTGTTGTTCCGGTTCATGCGGCCGCTCATCGAGAACGGCCACGTGTTCCTGGCGCAGCCGCCGCTGTACAAGCTGAAGTGGCAGCGCAGCGAACCGGAGTTCGCCTACTCCGACCGGGAACGTGACGGTCTGCTGGAGGCGGGCCGGGCGGCCGGCCGAAAGATCAACGCCGAGGACGGTATTCAGCGGTACAAGGGTCTCGGCGAGATGGACGCCAAGGAGTTGTGGGAGACCACGATGGATCCGTCTGTGCGGGTGCTGCGTCAGATCACGCTCGACGACGCCGCCGCGGCCGATGAGCTGTTCTCCATTCTGATGGGCGAGGACGTCGAGGCCCGCCGTAGCTTCATCACCCGTAACGCCAAAGACGTTCGCTTCCTGGATGTTTAG